The Arthrobacter russicus genome has a segment encoding these proteins:
- a CDS encoding PhoH family protein → MTEPNTFPRTIDGIRTETITFDSTEQMVASLGSQDQALRAVEMHFPGIDFHARGNELAVSGPEADVPRIVRLFAEIRALVLRQTVITPQVIEQLASMLRAQTPDRPADVLTHNILTSRGRTIRPKTLNQKSYVDSIDRNTIVFGIGPAGTGKTYLAMAKAVQALQQKEVSRIILTRPAVEAGERLGFLPGTLNDKIDPYLRPLYDALHDMIDPETIPRLMAAGTIEVAPLAYMRGRTLNDAFIILDEAQNTTAEQMKMFLTRLGFGSKMVVTGDVTQVDLPGGVRSGLRVVEGILTGIDGVDFAQLEAADVVRHRLVGDIVKAYALWSETAGTPKASEHHEH, encoded by the coding sequence AGCCAAGACCAAGCCTTGCGCGCCGTGGAGATGCACTTCCCAGGCATCGACTTCCACGCCAGAGGCAACGAGCTCGCAGTCTCCGGTCCGGAAGCCGATGTGCCCAGGATCGTCAGGCTGTTCGCCGAAATCCGTGCCCTGGTGCTGCGGCAGACCGTGATTACGCCGCAAGTCATCGAACAACTTGCCAGCATGCTGCGGGCTCAGACGCCGGACCGCCCGGCAGATGTCTTGACCCACAACATCCTGACCAGCCGCGGCCGCACGATCCGGCCGAAGACCCTGAACCAGAAGAGCTATGTCGACTCCATCGACCGGAACACGATTGTCTTCGGCATCGGACCGGCCGGAACCGGCAAGACCTATTTGGCGATGGCCAAAGCAGTTCAGGCCTTGCAGCAGAAAGAAGTCAGCCGGATCATCCTGACCCGGCCGGCAGTGGAGGCAGGCGAGCGCCTGGGCTTCCTGCCGGGCACTTTGAACGACAAGATCGATCCTTACCTGCGCCCGCTCTACGATGCGCTGCACGACATGATCGATCCGGAGACGATTCCCCGGCTGATGGCCGCAGGCACCATCGAGGTCGCTCCGCTGGCCTATATGCGCGGGCGGACCCTCAACGATGCGTTCATCATCCTGGACGAAGCGCAGAACACCACTGCGGAACAAATGAAAATGTTCCTGACCCGGCTCGGTTTCGGATCCAAAATGGTGGTCACCGGCGACGTCACCCAGGTCGATCTGCCCGGCGGGGTCCGTTCCGGGCTCCGCGTCGTGGAGGGAATCCTGACCGGGATCGACGGCGTCGACTTCGCGCAATTGGAAGCCGCCGATGTGGTTCGGCACCGACTGGTCGGCGACATCGTCAAGGCCTATGCGCTGTGGAGCGAAACCGCCGGCACACCGAAAGCGAGCGAACACCATGAGCATTGA
- the ybeY gene encoding rRNA maturation RNase YbeY has protein sequence MSIEINNESGVESPDEELVRLARFVFEQLHLHPQTELSIILADREAMEKLHLEWMDEPGATDVLSFPMDELRPGTIARPAPAGLLGDIVICPQVAQEQADAGGHSLEDELLLLATHGLLHLLGFDHEEPEEKAEMFGLQRQLLSSFLGRPAPAETTT, from the coding sequence ATGAGCATTGAAATCAACAACGAATCGGGCGTCGAATCGCCGGACGAAGAATTGGTGCGGCTGGCGCGTTTCGTCTTCGAACAACTCCATTTGCACCCGCAAACCGAATTGTCGATCATCCTGGCTGACCGCGAGGCGATGGAGAAATTGCATCTGGAGTGGATGGACGAGCCCGGGGCCACCGATGTGCTGTCGTTCCCGATGGACGAGTTGCGTCCGGGCACCATCGCCAGGCCGGCCCCGGCCGGTCTGCTCGGCGATATCGTGATCTGCCCGCAGGTGGCGCAGGAACAGGCGGATGCCGGTGGGCACAGCCTGGAGGACGAATTGCTGCTCCTGGCCACACACGGTTTGCTGCATCTGCTCGGGTTCGACCACGAGGAACCGGAAGAAAAGGCAGAGATGTTCGGCTTGCAGCGTCAGCTGCTCAGCAGTTTCCTGGGCCGGCCGGCGCCGGCGGAGACCACCACGTGA
- a CDS encoding hemolysin family protein encodes MITALLLAMALVFVAIAGVLTAAEAALNFLPRNVAEAIREERDPGLRQRQTALRAVLAAPGDHQNALRFWRIWFETAAAVAVAMLFLNLIDHLWLAGLLATVVMAGVGFVLVGVSPRQIGRLHALGVLRGTAWLVRFLRLVLGPVPGWLMRLGGAVAPGAPRVEQDFVSEEEFREFVDRASESDMIEDDEVELIQSVFDLDETLVRAVMVPRTDIVGIERGSTLKQALALFIRSGYSRVPVFGEDTDEVLGVLYLKDVVATQQRLSEGGREPTVENLGRQVRYVPESKPVGELLRELQLESTHVAIVIDEYGGTAGLVTLEDLIEEIVGEIVDEYDAEGPEVEELGPNRYRVSAQLGIDDLGELFGLDLEDDEVDTVGGLLAKQLGRVPIVGSRVTFDGLDLLAERLEGRRNRVSHLIVSRGPAVHTEIEPSDNEAGREHNHERD; translated from the coding sequence GTGATCACAGCCCTGCTTTTGGCCATGGCTTTGGTCTTCGTGGCCATTGCGGGAGTGCTGACTGCGGCGGAGGCGGCGTTGAACTTCTTGCCGAGAAACGTGGCGGAGGCGATCCGGGAGGAGCGTGATCCTGGGTTGCGGCAACGGCAAACTGCGTTGCGGGCAGTATTGGCGGCACCCGGGGACCATCAGAACGCGCTGCGGTTTTGGCGCATCTGGTTCGAAACCGCAGCCGCGGTCGCTGTGGCGATGCTGTTTTTGAACCTGATCGACCATCTTTGGCTGGCCGGCCTGCTGGCCACCGTGGTGATGGCCGGCGTCGGCTTCGTGCTGGTCGGAGTTTCACCGCGCCAGATCGGCAGGCTGCACGCCCTCGGCGTGTTGCGCGGCACTGCTTGGCTGGTCAGGTTCCTGCGTTTGGTACTCGGGCCGGTGCCGGGATGGTTGATGCGCCTGGGCGGAGCGGTGGCTCCTGGCGCGCCCCGCGTGGAGCAGGACTTCGTGAGCGAAGAAGAATTCCGCGAGTTCGTGGACCGGGCCAGCGAATCGGACATGATCGAAGATGACGAGGTGGAACTGATCCAGAGCGTCTTCGATTTGGACGAGACCTTGGTCCGCGCCGTGATGGTGCCCCGGACCGACATCGTCGGGATCGAACGGGGCTCCACGCTGAAGCAGGCTTTGGCGCTGTTCATCCGCTCGGGCTATTCCCGGGTTCCGGTGTTCGGTGAGGATACGGACGAGGTTTTGGGCGTGCTGTACCTCAAGGACGTGGTGGCCACCCAGCAGCGGCTTTCCGAAGGCGGTCGGGAGCCGACGGTGGAGAACTTGGGCCGCCAGGTGCGCTACGTCCCCGAATCGAAGCCGGTGGGGGAGTTGCTCCGCGAATTGCAATTGGAATCGACCCACGTGGCGATCGTGATCGATGAGTACGGCGGCACCGCGGGATTGGTGACCTTGGAAGACCTGATCGAAGAAATCGTGGGCGAGATCGTGGACGAGTACGACGCCGAAGGTCCTGAGGTCGAAGAACTCGGCCCGAACCGCTACCGGGTGAGTGCGCAGTTGGGCATCGACGACCTCGGCGAACTCTTCGGGCTGGATCTGGAAGACGATGAGGTCGATACCGTCGGCGGATTGCTCGCGAAGCAGCTGGGCCGGGTACCGATCGTGGGTAGCCGGGTGACCTTCGACGGGCTGGATTTGCTCGCCGAGCGGCTGGAAGGCCGGCGGAATCGGGTCAGCCACTTGATTGTCAGCCGCGGTCCGGCGGTCCACACTGAAATTGAACCAAGCGACAACGAGGCAGGCAGGGAGCACAACCATGAACGCGACTGA
- the era gene encoding GTPase Era → MNATEGYRAGFAVLVGRPNAGKSTLTNALVGHKVAITSAKPQTTRHTIRGIVHREDFQLILVDTPGLHRPRTLLGQRLNDLVAGTLSEVDAIGFCLPANEKIGPGDRFIAAQLAQVGRKPVIALVTKTDTVSKEQLAQQLLAVSELGREALGGEGFADVVPVSAVKDHQVGIVAEVLASHLPVSPALYPDGELTDEPEAVMVAELVREAALEGVRDEMPHSLAVVVEEILPREGRSEDKPLLDVRVNLYVERPSQKAIIIGKGGARLRDVGTKARQGIEALLGTRVYLDLHVKVAKDWQRDPKQLVKLGF, encoded by the coding sequence ATGAACGCGACTGAGGGGTACCGGGCCGGATTCGCGGTACTGGTGGGCCGGCCGAATGCCGGCAAATCGACTTTGACCAATGCTCTGGTGGGCCACAAAGTTGCCATCACCTCGGCGAAGCCGCAGACCACCCGACACACGATCCGCGGCATTGTGCACCGCGAGGATTTCCAGTTGATCCTGGTGGACACGCCCGGTCTGCACCGGCCCAGGACTCTGCTGGGCCAACGGCTGAACGACCTGGTCGCCGGAACGCTGTCCGAGGTCGATGCGATCGGATTCTGCCTCCCAGCGAATGAGAAGATCGGTCCGGGCGATCGCTTCATCGCGGCCCAGTTGGCCCAGGTCGGCCGCAAGCCCGTGATCGCCTTGGTCACCAAAACCGACACGGTCTCCAAGGAACAGCTGGCGCAACAGCTGCTCGCGGTCAGCGAGCTGGGCCGGGAAGCGCTCGGCGGTGAAGGCTTCGCCGACGTGGTGCCGGTCTCGGCGGTGAAGGACCACCAGGTCGGCATCGTCGCCGAAGTGCTGGCATCGCATTTGCCGGTGTCACCGGCGTTGTACCCGGATGGCGAGTTGACTGATGAGCCAGAGGCCGTGATGGTCGCCGAGCTGGTCCGGGAAGCGGCGCTCGAAGGCGTCCGGGACGAGATGCCGCATTCTTTGGCCGTGGTGGTGGAGGAGATTCTGCCCCGGGAAGGCCGCAGCGAGGACAAACCTCTGCTGGACGTCCGGGTGAACCTGTACGTGGAACGGCCGTCGCAAAAGGCGATCATCATCGGCAAAGGCGGCGCGCGGCTGCGCGACGTCGGCACCAAGGCCCGGCAGGGCATCGAGGCGCTGCTCGGCACGAGGGTGTACCTGGACTTGCACGTCAAGGTCGCCAAAGACTGGCAGCGGGATCCCAAACAGCTGGTCAAGCTGGGTTTCTGA